From a single Spongiibacter taiwanensis genomic region:
- a CDS encoding Ig-like domain-containing protein, which yields MTQEDEGMKLFLRVWLLLLAAVFFTACGGGGGDGDPTIGPGEDNGSTDGGSTGGDTGGSGDGSTQQTVVRFGSFTSGTFTAGAIASNKTALEAGQSATLSVSFVDQNTNLVTDDASILFTSACIASGLSEVTPAIINNTTGTVSVTYTARGCSGQDTISAQTALDGTTYGASVQITTTPAPLGSISFASATPAIIGIKGSGAIPEQSVVSFLVTDATGNPVPNQDVTFTLNNTSGGITLSNTTDTSNASGIASTTVASGTVATSVRVTATAIRDAITSSAQSSALAITTGIPDHDSFSLSATTLNIEGYDYDGITTTLTLRAADRFNNPVPDGTAIAFQAEGASVQGSCVTSAGACSVELTSQRPRPADGRVTVLASGIGEESFTDSNPSNGRFDDAETFIDLPEAFRDDNENGVRDSNEPYVNFDDDVNETYDAASGLYEGLLCKGPSSCNPDQTTVTLSQNIVIVLSGSSFFIDTQPGLIDLDGGIVNVTVNVVDAQGQVPPAGSIIEVSTSQGSIEGDSSFTQLSTNAAGPSSFFFRVKPGDEAGNGTFTVKVTTPRGVISSDFADVVQTVTP from the coding sequence ATGACACAAGAGGACGAGGGTATGAAGCTGTTTCTTCGCGTATGGCTGCTACTGCTGGCAGCGGTATTCTTTACGGCCTGCGGCGGAGGGGGCGGCGACGGCGACCCCACCATCGGTCCCGGAGAAGATAACGGCAGCACCGATGGCGGCTCAACCGGCGGTGACACCGGCGGCTCTGGCGATGGCTCTACCCAGCAAACGGTGGTCCGCTTTGGGTCATTCACTAGCGGCACTTTTACCGCAGGCGCAATCGCCAGCAACAAAACCGCTCTGGAAGCGGGACAGAGCGCCACGCTGAGCGTTTCTTTCGTCGACCAAAACACCAACCTGGTCACCGACGATGCCAGCATCCTTTTTACTTCTGCCTGTATTGCCTCAGGCCTGTCTGAAGTCACCCCCGCCATCATTAACAACACCACCGGCACCGTCAGTGTCACTTACACTGCCCGCGGTTGCAGCGGCCAGGATACAATCAGCGCCCAGACCGCGCTGGACGGCACAACCTATGGCGCCAGCGTTCAGATTACGACCACACCGGCTCCGCTCGGCTCGATCAGCTTTGCCTCTGCCACACCTGCCATCATCGGCATCAAGGGTTCAGGTGCCATACCAGAACAGTCCGTCGTCTCTTTCTTGGTTACTGACGCAACTGGCAACCCCGTGCCCAACCAGGACGTGACCTTCACCCTTAACAACACCAGCGGTGGCATCACCTTAAGCAATACCACCGACACCTCCAATGCCAGCGGTATTGCCAGCACCACGGTCGCCTCGGGAACCGTAGCAACTTCAGTCCGAGTTACCGCGACAGCGATCCGAGATGCCATCACCAGCTCAGCCCAATCAAGCGCGCTGGCGATTACCACTGGCATTCCAGACCACGACAGCTTCTCCCTCAGCGCAACCACCCTCAATATTGAAGGGTATGATTACGACGGCATCACCACCACCTTGACACTGCGCGCGGCTGACCGATTCAACAACCCGGTTCCCGATGGCACCGCCATCGCTTTTCAGGCTGAAGGCGCGTCGGTGCAGGGCAGCTGCGTCACGTCAGCGGGTGCCTGCTCGGTCGAGCTGACCTCTCAACGCCCCCGCCCTGCTGACGGTCGAGTGACCGTGCTTGCCTCAGGCATTGGTGAGGAAAGTTTCACCGATAGCAACCCATCCAATGGACGCTTTGACGACGCCGAAACCTTTATCGACCTGCCCGAAGCATTCCGGGACGACAACGAAAATGGCGTTCGCGACAGCAATGAACCCTATGTCAATTTTGACGACGACGTTAATGAAACCTACGACGCCGCCAGTGGCCTCTACGAAGGCCTGCTGTGCAAAGGACCCAGCTCATGCAACCCGGACCAGACCACCGTAACTCTCAGCCAAAACATTGTGATTGTGCTGTCCGGCTCGAGCTTTTTTATTGACACGCAGCCAGGCCTGATCGATCTGGACGGTGGCATCGTCAACGTCACCGTCAACGTCGTTGACGCGCAAGGTCAAGTGCCACCAGCGGGCAGCATTATCGAAGTCAGCACCAGTCAGGGCTCTATTGAGGGGGATTCGTCATTTACCCAGCTGTCGACCAACGCGGCGGGACCGTCCTCCTTCTTCTTCCGCGTCAAGCCCGGCGACGAAGCGGGGAACGGGACCTTCACAGTCAAGGTCACCACGCCCAGAGGGGTTATCTCATCGGACTTTGCCGATGTAGTACAAACCGTTACCCCTTAA
- a CDS encoding porin family protein, whose amino-acid sequence MTRITKIPLLGAALSAIALGAHANSLDVPQHYNYLEAAYAYQSTDWGPFEEEHNVTLLASASIHEYIHVHARYNNGDTRLPKGKRQDGWLTYGIGFHYYLSGATSVFFGFDKHELDGYGGRPSETDEDGGEYKVGIRHDLNDQWRLTLEAGEHDLIVEDDTTFIVEALYQPFDSVGFTFRVRDYDELDLSSYELGVRWSF is encoded by the coding sequence ATGACACGGATAACGAAAATACCCCTCCTCGGCGCTGCCTTGTCAGCCATCGCCCTTGGCGCCCACGCCAACAGTCTCGACGTCCCCCAGCACTACAACTATCTGGAAGCAGCCTATGCCTACCAGAGCACCGATTGGGGCCCCTTCGAGGAGGAGCACAACGTTACGCTGTTGGCCAGCGCCTCAATTCACGAATATATCCACGTCCATGCCCGCTACAATAACGGCGACACGCGCCTCCCCAAAGGAAAACGCCAGGACGGCTGGCTGACCTACGGTATCGGCTTTCACTATTACCTTTCAGGCGCCACCTCGGTCTTCTTCGGCTTTGACAAGCATGAGCTCGACGGCTATGGCGGCCGACCCAGTGAAACTGACGAAGACGGCGGCGAATACAAAGTGGGTATTCGCCACGACCTCAACGATCAGTGGCGCCTGACGCTGGAAGCCGGTGAGCACGACCTGATTGTGGAAGACGACACGACCTTTATCGTCGAGGCCCTCTACCAGCCCTTCGACAGTGTTGGTTTCACCTTCCGGGTGCGCGACTACGACGAGTTGGACTTGAGCTCCTACGAGCTCGGTGTGCGCTGGAGCTTCTAA
- the cmoA gene encoding carboxy-S-adenosyl-L-methionine synthase CmoA, protein MDHKRDTYYADKHERLDRFAFNEQVVDVFPDMIQRSVPGYATIIAMTGVIAGRYAQAGSHCYDLGCSLGASSLAMDRELASREFQIIGVDNSPAMIERCRSHIGKAQCDIALRCESIEDTDIRNASVVVLNFTLQFVPAPARDALIRKIADALLPGGVLVLSEKIQFDDPHLQQLNTDLHHAFKRANGYSEMEVAQKRSALENVLVPETLAKHKQRLHGAGFSSVDVWFQCFNFASMVAIK, encoded by the coding sequence ATGGACCACAAGCGCGACACCTACTACGCCGACAAACACGAGCGCCTGGATCGATTTGCCTTTAACGAGCAGGTGGTCGACGTGTTTCCGGATATGATTCAACGCTCTGTCCCGGGCTATGCCACGATCATCGCCATGACCGGCGTTATCGCCGGGCGGTACGCCCAGGCCGGCAGTCACTGTTATGACCTGGGCTGCTCGCTGGGCGCCAGTTCGCTGGCGATGGACCGGGAACTGGCCAGCCGCGAGTTCCAAATCATCGGGGTGGACAACTCCCCTGCCATGATCGAACGCTGTCGCAGCCACATTGGCAAGGCCCAATGTGACATCGCCTTACGCTGCGAAAGTATCGAGGACACCGATATTCGCAACGCCTCGGTGGTGGTGCTGAATTTCACCCTGCAATTTGTGCCCGCCCCCGCCCGAGACGCGCTGATTCGCAAAATCGCTGATGCCCTGCTGCCTGGCGGTGTATTGGTCCTGTCCGAAAAGATCCAGTTTGACGACCCCCACCTCCAGCAACTCAACACCGATTTGCACCACGCCTTCAAGCGAGCCAACGGCTACAGCGAGATGGAGGTCGCCCAAAAGCGCAGCGCCCTGGAAAACGTCCTCGTCCCGGAAACCTTGGCCAAGCACAAGCAGCGCCTTCACGGAGCGGGCTTCAGCAGCGTTGACGTGTGGTTCCAATGTTTCAACTTCGCCTCAATGGTGGCCATTAAATGA
- the cmoB gene encoding tRNA 5-methoxyuridine(34)/uridine 5-oxyacetic acid(34) synthase CmoB, with translation MMDYQTFLQHLDGEEFARWRAALPEQIAAGLNPKRYGDLPRWQSALAELPELRAESVNLNQSRVGVSGPLDTPGQQQLTDTLKKLHPWRKGPFELFGVHIDTEWRSDWKWDRLEDHISPLSGRKVLDVGCGSGYHCWRMRGAGADLVVGIDPTPLFVVQYFALQKYIQDSRVAVLPLGIEHVPENLRCFDTVFSMGILYHRRSPIDHLYALRDCLRPGGELVLETLVIEGDEGEILVPEGRYSKMGNVWFIPSPASMMTWLRKCGFKEVKLVDINQTSTAEQRSTEWMQFHSLADFLHPENPALTVEGYPAPRRATFVATAP, from the coding sequence ATGATGGACTACCAAACCTTTCTCCAGCATCTGGACGGAGAGGAGTTTGCCCGCTGGCGGGCCGCCCTTCCCGAGCAGATTGCCGCAGGACTGAACCCCAAACGTTACGGCGACTTGCCGCGCTGGCAATCCGCGCTGGCAGAGCTCCCCGAATTAAGGGCTGAGTCAGTCAACCTGAATCAATCCAGAGTGGGTGTGAGCGGCCCCCTAGATACCCCTGGCCAGCAGCAACTAACGGACACCCTCAAAAAACTGCACCCCTGGCGCAAAGGCCCCTTTGAATTGTTCGGCGTGCATATCGACACCGAGTGGCGCTCAGACTGGAAGTGGGATCGCCTTGAAGACCATATCTCCCCCCTGAGCGGCCGCAAGGTCCTGGATGTGGGCTGCGGCAGCGGCTACCACTGCTGGCGTATGCGTGGCGCCGGGGCAGATCTGGTGGTGGGCATCGACCCCACCCCCCTGTTTGTCGTGCAATATTTTGCCCTGCAAAAATACATTCAGGACTCGCGGGTGGCAGTGTTGCCGCTGGGCATCGAGCATGTGCCCGAGAACCTGCGATGTTTCGACACGGTTTTTTCCATGGGGATTCTCTACCATCGGCGCTCCCCCATTGACCACCTCTACGCCCTGCGCGATTGTCTGCGCCCGGGTGGAGAACTGGTGCTGGAAACACTGGTAATCGAAGGCGACGAGGGCGAAATACTGGTGCCCGAGGGGCGCTACAGCAAAATGGGCAACGTCTGGTTCATTCCCAGCCCGGCCAGCATGATGACCTGGCTGCGAAAATGCGGCTTCAAGGAGGTTAAGCTCGTCGATATCAACCAAACCTCCACGGCAGAGCAACGCAGCACTGAGTGGATGCAATTCCATTCCCTGGCGGATTTTTTGCACCCAGAGAATCCCGCGCTAACCGTTGAAGGCTATCCCGCACCGCGCCGGGCCACTTTCGTTGCCACAGCGCCCTGA
- a CDS encoding DUF1631 family protein produces the protein MQKSQLDQQLQESVTLWFHRACRHYTVRLADNLQRRAQNLPIAQAKSLLDQHQRINQHHRRALTLFAEHIQYQLDQGRPYQDGTHPQLDRLAKNLRSRGELDDLCRAISPMSVFAGFKELSDALEIHADHYDQAVTLFNILVLGELDKLYGQLIEEAPRAVVGNETQQWIRHIESQLVNDQLSAEKRALAERRLGQLRGASGNCVTLTRQQLIALADSMFATTAPLPELSTGMNAKLARLKLQLRDTAIREQRLFTNALHPARRLCRQLVATLAQWDRGTTTARRALEVGVEKFTAALEQRPSISTKELLRVADQLEFACRHFNDAVDDQRTEKRAVASQNKRLDQLRDSIHQLIERKTAGHALPKSVKEMLLGPWSSVMLYHWLRHGRDSDAAKRCLHFVDDIIWYITPHSDWRDLRRAKGMASQIEHDMLEGMARINMPANLANNIIGDLHQCRLAALTARGNVSSQSAPAS, from the coding sequence ATGCAAAAAAGCCAGCTGGACCAGCAATTACAGGAAAGCGTGACACTGTGGTTTCACCGCGCCTGTCGCCACTACACCGTTCGCCTGGCCGACAACCTTCAACGACGCGCCCAGAATCTCCCCATCGCCCAGGCTAAAAGTTTGCTGGACCAGCACCAACGGATTAATCAGCACCATCGCCGGGCACTCACGCTATTTGCCGAGCATATTCAATACCAACTGGACCAGGGTCGGCCCTACCAGGACGGCACCCACCCGCAACTGGACCGACTGGCCAAAAACCTTCGCAGCCGCGGTGAGCTCGACGATCTCTGCCGCGCCATCTCTCCCATGAGCGTATTTGCCGGCTTTAAAGAGCTGAGCGACGCCCTGGAAATCCACGCTGACCACTACGACCAGGCCGTTACCCTGTTCAACATTCTGGTCCTGGGTGAGCTCGATAAGCTCTATGGCCAACTGATTGAGGAAGCCCCCCGGGCCGTTGTCGGCAACGAAACCCAGCAATGGATTCGCCACATTGAGTCCCAATTGGTGAACGATCAGCTCAGCGCTGAAAAGCGGGCGCTGGCGGAACGACGCCTTGGCCAGCTGCGCGGCGCCAGCGGTAACTGCGTTACCCTGACCCGCCAACAGCTGATCGCCCTTGCCGACAGCATGTTTGCCACAACAGCGCCACTGCCGGAGCTGTCAACGGGCATGAACGCCAAATTGGCGCGCCTGAAACTGCAATTGCGAGATACCGCCATTCGTGAGCAGCGGCTGTTCACCAACGCCCTGCATCCGGCCCGACGTTTATGCCGTCAACTGGTGGCCACCCTGGCCCAGTGGGACCGGGGCACCACCACCGCACGCCGCGCCCTTGAAGTCGGCGTAGAGAAGTTCACTGCCGCACTGGAGCAACGCCCCAGCATTAGCACCAAAGAATTGCTCCGTGTCGCTGACCAGCTGGAGTTTGCCTGTCGGCACTTCAACGACGCTGTCGACGATCAGCGCACCGAAAAACGCGCGGTCGCCAGCCAGAACAAACGCCTGGACCAACTTCGCGACAGCATTCATCAGCTTATTGAGCGCAAAACCGCCGGCCATGCCCTACCCAAAAGCGTCAAAGAGATGCTCCTCGGGCCCTGGAGTTCGGTAATGTTGTACCACTGGCTGCGCCACGGCCGCGACAGCGACGCCGCAAAACGCTGCCTGCACTTTGTCGACGATATTATTTGGTATATCACTCCCCACAGTGACTGGCGGGACCTGCGCCGCGCCAAAGGCATGGCCAGCCAAATTGAGCACGACATGCTCGAAGGCATGGCGCGTATCAATATGCCCGCCAACCTCGCAAACAACATTATCGGCGACCTGCATCAATGTCGCCTTGCCGCCCTGACCGCCCGAGGCAATGTGAGCAGTCAGTCCGCGCCGGCGAGCTAA
- a CDS encoding aminotransferase class I/II-fold pyridoxal phosphate-dependent enzyme, whose product MELNQASNEQLRDWEKALTEEYQRYQASGLNLDLTRGKPSAEQLSLSDEIVEILGGDLSNQANIDLRNYGGLDGIAECKALFAPVLDVNTDEILIGGNSSLTLMYFAVLFAHSQGFGELGKSWLSEGNTVKFLCPVPGYDRHFSICEHLGIEMIPVALNDDGPDMDEVEALIKGDSSIKGIWCVPRFSNPTGTVYSDAVVERIAKLGSIAGSNFRVFWDNAYAVHALTDSAPDVASLMAKCKQFGTEDSVYLFGSTSKITYAGAGVAFMGMSKANLKAFSKHLGMTQIGPDKVNQLRHVRLLKDAEGLTAHMRKHAAVLKPRFDIVLQNLEASLAGTGMAEWTAPEGGYFISLNTLPGLAQDVVRLAAEAGVKLTPAGATFPYGKDPENRNIRIAPSVPTQEEIDRAMKVFVNCVKLASVRQKLAQA is encoded by the coding sequence TTGGAACTTAATCAAGCGTCAAATGAACAACTCCGCGACTGGGAAAAGGCCCTGACGGAAGAATACCAGCGCTACCAGGCATCCGGCCTCAACCTGGACCTGACCCGCGGTAAACCCAGCGCCGAACAGCTCTCACTTTCCGACGAGATTGTTGAAATTCTTGGCGGTGACTTGAGCAATCAAGCCAACATTGACCTGCGCAACTATGGCGGTTTGGACGGCATTGCCGAATGCAAGGCGCTGTTTGCCCCCGTGCTTGATGTGAACACCGACGAGATTCTGATTGGCGGCAATAGCAGCCTGACCTTGATGTACTTTGCCGTATTATTTGCTCACAGCCAGGGTTTTGGCGAACTGGGTAAGAGCTGGCTCAGCGAGGGCAACACCGTCAAGTTCCTGTGCCCGGTACCTGGTTACGACCGCCACTTCAGCATCTGCGAACACCTGGGTATCGAGATGATCCCGGTCGCGCTCAATGACGATGGCCCCGACATGGATGAGGTTGAAGCGCTGATCAAGGGCGACAGCAGCATCAAGGGCATCTGGTGTGTTCCCCGTTTTAGCAACCCCACTGGCACGGTATACAGCGATGCAGTGGTAGAGCGGATCGCCAAACTCGGCAGTATCGCCGGGAGCAATTTCCGGGTGTTCTGGGACAATGCCTATGCCGTTCACGCCCTCACCGATAGCGCCCCTGACGTTGCCAGCCTGATGGCCAAGTGCAAACAATTTGGCACAGAAGACAGCGTCTACCTGTTTGGTTCAACCTCCAAGATCACCTATGCCGGTGCTGGCGTGGCCTTTATGGGCATGTCCAAGGCCAATCTAAAGGCCTTCAGCAAGCACCTGGGCATGACCCAGATTGGCCCGGACAAGGTCAACCAGCTGCGCCACGTTCGCCTGCTCAAAGATGCCGAGGGCCTCACCGCCCATATGCGCAAACATGCCGCCGTGCTCAAACCCCGCTTTGACATCGTGTTGCAGAATCTGGAAGCGAGCCTGGCCGGCACCGGCATGGCGGAGTGGACCGCGCCCGAGGGCGGTTACTTTATTTCCCTGAATACGCTTCCGGGGCTGGCCCAGGATGTGGTTCGCCTGGCGGCAGAAGCGGGGGTAAAACTCACACCAGCGGGCGCAACCTTCCCTTATGGCAAAGACCCGGAAAATCGCAATATCCGTATTGCGCCCAGCGTGCCGACCCAAGAGGAAATCGACCGGGCAATGAAGGTGTTCGTCAATTGCGTGAAGCTGGCATCGGTGCGGCAAAAGCTGGCCCAAGCCTAA
- a CDS encoding DUF1820 family protein — protein MSIVKSPIYKVIFHNNNKVYELYARAIYQSDMYGFIEVEEFVFGEQSQLVVNPGEEKLKTEFNGVTRSYIPMHAIVRIDEVEKEGAGKIVESEGGSNIRSFPIPGGRPVSKGPDSE, from the coding sequence ATGAGTATCGTAAAATCCCCCATCTATAAGGTGATTTTCCACAATAACAACAAGGTGTACGAATTGTATGCCCGGGCCATCTATCAAAGTGATATGTACGGCTTTATTGAGGTTGAGGAATTTGTCTTCGGAGAGCAGAGCCAGTTGGTGGTAAATCCGGGCGAGGAGAAGCTCAAGACCGAATTCAATGGCGTTACGCGCAGTTATATCCCCATGCACGCCATTGTCCGCATTGATGAGGTAGAAAAAGAAGGCGCGGGTAAAATTGTCGAATCGGAAGGCGGCAGCAATATTCGCAGTTTTCCCATTCCAGGCGGTCGGCCGGTCAGCAAGGGGCCCGACAGCGAGTAA
- the miaB gene encoding tRNA (N6-isopentenyl adenosine(37)-C2)-methylthiotransferase MiaB has protein sequence MSDTPKKLYIKTHGCQMNEYDSARIQDLLGVSHGLVPTDNPEEADVLLLNTCSIREKAQEKVFHQLGRWKKLKDKNPNLKIGVGGCVASQEGADIGKRAPYVDVVFGPQTLHRVPDMLTSKKVDGPIVVDVTFPEIEKFDSLPEPSVDGPSAFVSIMEGCSKYCTFCVVPYTRGEEVSRPFDDVIAEIAQLAAKGVREVNLLGQNVNAYRGENHEGDIVDFAELLGFVGRIPGIERIRYTTSHPVEFSDALIEAYANVPQLVDHLHLPVQSGSDRILSAMKRGHNNAEYRAKIDKLRAIRPNISLSSDFIVGFPGETDDDFEDTMTLITDIGFDHSFSFIYSARPGTPAAQLADDTAEEVKKARLQRLQHTILNQAAQISRQMVGTEQRILVTGVSKKDPGELQGRTENNRVVNFRSDDHALIGEFVNVVIDDALPNSLRGSLCQQRH, from the coding sequence ATGTCAGACACACCCAAAAAGCTGTACATCAAGACCCACGGTTGCCAGATGAACGAATACGACTCCGCCCGTATTCAGGATTTGCTGGGGGTGAGTCATGGCCTGGTGCCCACCGACAATCCGGAGGAGGCTGACGTCCTGCTGCTCAACACCTGCTCTATTCGGGAAAAGGCCCAGGAGAAGGTGTTCCACCAGCTTGGCCGCTGGAAAAAGCTCAAGGACAAAAACCCTAATCTGAAAATCGGCGTGGGTGGCTGCGTAGCCAGTCAGGAAGGCGCCGATATCGGTAAGCGGGCACCCTATGTCGACGTGGTCTTTGGCCCCCAAACCCTGCACCGGGTGCCGGATATGCTGACCAGCAAAAAAGTCGATGGCCCCATTGTAGTGGACGTGACCTTCCCGGAAATCGAGAAATTCGACTCCCTGCCCGAGCCCAGCGTCGATGGCCCCAGCGCCTTCGTTTCCATCATGGAAGGCTGCTCCAAATACTGTACCTTCTGCGTGGTGCCCTACACCCGGGGCGAGGAAGTCAGCCGCCCCTTTGACGATGTCATCGCCGAGATCGCCCAGCTGGCCGCCAAAGGCGTGCGCGAGGTCAATCTGCTGGGACAAAACGTCAACGCCTACCGGGGCGAAAATCACGAGGGCGACATTGTCGATTTCGCCGAATTGCTCGGCTTTGTCGGCCGCATTCCCGGCATCGAGCGGATTCGCTACACCACTTCCCACCCAGTGGAATTCAGCGATGCGCTGATAGAAGCCTACGCCAACGTGCCGCAACTGGTAGACCACCTTCACCTGCCGGTACAAAGCGGCAGCGACCGCATTCTCAGCGCCATGAAGCGCGGCCACAACAACGCCGAATACCGGGCAAAAATCGACAAACTCCGGGCCATTCGCCCCAACATCAGTTTGTCATCCGATTTCATTGTCGGCTTCCCTGGCGAGACCGACGACGACTTCGAAGACACCATGACACTGATCACTGATATCGGCTTTGATCACTCTTTCAGCTTTATCTACAGCGCCCGGCCCGGCACGCCGGCCGCCCAGCTGGCCGATGACACCGCGGAAGAAGTCAAAAAGGCCCGGCTGCAACGCCTGCAACACACCATCCTTAACCAGGCCGCCCAGATCAGCCGCCAGATGGTGGGCACCGAACAGCGCATTCTGGTCACCGGTGTTTCCAAAAAGGACCCCGGCGAACTGCAGGGCCGCACCGAAAACAACCGAGTGGTGAATTTCCGCAGCGACGATCACGCCTTGATCGGCGAGTTCGTTAACGTGGTCATCGATGACGCCCTGCCCAACTCCCTGCGCGGCAGCCTGTGCCAGCAGCGCCATTGA
- a CDS encoding PhoH family protein, with the protein MTAQTQAAQRILTLEPNNSQLLADLCGQLDEHLKLIEQRLSVRIAARANTFQISGDDDAVDDAVQLIKQLYLEVQGGAHLSPESVHLHLQKAGLEQISQGDPGNPVVIHTKKGSIKPRGGNQQRYVRAIRECDINFGIGPAGTGKTYLAVACAVEALLGHGVQRILLVRPAVEAGEKLGFLPGDLAQKIDPYLRPLYDALYEMIGVETVTKLIERNVIEIAPLAYMRGRTLNDSFIILDEAQNTTREQMKMFLTRIGFGSTAVITGDATQIDLPRGTPSGLLHVMQVLKDIEGISVNYFESRDVVRHPLVQRVVEAYAAFDEQHART; encoded by the coding sequence TTGACTGCGCAAACTCAGGCAGCACAACGCATCCTGACCCTCGAGCCCAACAACAGCCAGCTTTTGGCTGACCTGTGCGGCCAGCTCGACGAACACCTCAAGCTGATCGAGCAGCGACTGAGCGTGCGCATTGCCGCCCGGGCCAATACCTTTCAAATCAGCGGTGACGACGACGCGGTCGACGATGCTGTTCAGCTCATCAAGCAGCTGTATCTCGAAGTCCAGGGCGGCGCCCATCTCAGCCCGGAATCGGTCCACTTACACCTGCAAAAGGCCGGGCTGGAACAAATCAGCCAGGGCGACCCGGGTAACCCCGTGGTAATCCATACCAAAAAGGGCAGCATCAAGCCCCGGGGCGGGAATCAGCAGCGCTATGTGCGGGCGATTCGCGAATGCGATATCAATTTCGGCATCGGCCCTGCCGGCACCGGTAAAACCTATTTGGCAGTGGCATGCGCCGTTGAAGCCTTGCTGGGTCACGGCGTACAGCGCATCCTGCTGGTTCGCCCAGCGGTGGAAGCCGGCGAGAAGCTCGGCTTTTTGCCGGGTGATCTGGCCCAAAAAATAGACCCCTATTTGCGGCCACTGTACGACGCTCTGTATGAAATGATCGGCGTTGAAACGGTAACCAAGCTGATTGAGCGCAATGTGATTGAAATTGCGCCACTGGCATACATGCGCGGCCGCACCCTCAACGACTCCTTCATCATCCTCGATGAGGCCCAGAACACCACCCGGGAGCAGATGAAAATGTTCCTCACCCGGATCGGCTTTGGTTCGACCGCCGTCATTACCGGCGACGCAACCCAGATCGATTTACCCCGGGGCACGCCATCAGGCTTGCTGCATGTCATGCAGGTCTTGAAGGACATTGAGGGAATCAGCGTCAACTACTTTGAATCCCGCGATGTGGTTCGCCACCCACTGGTTCAGCGCGTGGTTGAAGCCTACGCCGCCTTCGACGAACAACATGCCCGCACCTGA
- the ybeY gene encoding rRNA maturation RNase YbeY — MPAPEPTHPGQTLDLDLQLACAEDNLPAEADFYRWALAALPADRPQSEMTIRLVDEAESAELNSQYRGKAGPTNVLSFPADLPDELDIPLLGDLVICKQVVEREASAQGKALDHHWAHMVIHGTLHLLGYDHTNDAEAEQMEGLEIRLLDQLHIANPYTPLCEDSTQNHE; from the coding sequence ATGCCCGCACCTGAGCCCACCCACCCCGGTCAGACGCTGGACCTGGACCTGCAGCTGGCCTGCGCCGAGGACAATTTGCCCGCCGAGGCCGATTTTTATCGCTGGGCGCTGGCGGCTCTGCCCGCCGATCGCCCCCAGTCCGAAATGACAATTCGCTTGGTCGACGAGGCCGAGAGCGCCGAGCTCAACAGTCAGTACCGGGGCAAAGCCGGCCCTACCAATGTGCTGTCGTTTCCAGCCGACTTGCCAGACGAGCTGGATATTCCGCTGCTGGGTGATCTGGTTATCTGTAAGCAGGTGGTCGAGCGGGAAGCCTCAGCCCAGGGCAAAGCGCTGGACCACCACTGGGCGCACATGGTGATTCACGGTACACTCCACCTGCTCGGCTACGACCATACTAACGACGCAGAGGCCGAGCAAATGGAAGGATTAGAAATTCGCCTGCTCGACCAACTGCACATTGCCAACCCCTATACCCCACTGTGTGAGGACAGCACCCAAAATCATGAGTGA